One part of the Solea solea chromosome 1, fSolSol10.1, whole genome shotgun sequence genome encodes these proteins:
- the slc25a42 gene encoding mitochondrial coenzyme A transporter SLC25A42 isoform X1, with the protein MGNGVKEQQASLKQGEVLQVASSSQSEQHTTRSILNSLFSGALAGAVAKTAVAPLDRTKIIFQVSSARFSAKEAYRLIYRTYLKDGFYSLWRGNSATMVRVIPYAAIQFCAHEQYKRLLGSYYGFQGTALPPLPRLLAGAMAGTTAAMLTYPLDMVRARMAVTPKEMYSNILHVFVRISREEGLATLFRGFAPTILGVVPYAGLSFFTYETLKKLHAERSGRLQPYSYERLAFGACAGLIGQSASYPLDVVRRRMQTAGVTGHTYGTILGTMKEIVSEEGVVRGLYKGLSMNWVKGPIAVGISFTTFDLTQILLKKLHQMGYTAR; encoded by the exons ATGGGGAATGGAGTCAAGGAACAACAGGCATCACTTAAGCAGGGAGAGGTGCTGCAGGTGGCTTCCTCCAGCCAGTCAGAG CAGCACACCACCCGGTCAATCCTCAACTCACTCTTTTCAGGGGCTTTAGCAGGAGCAGTAGCCAAGACAGCTGTTGCCCCACTGGACAGGACTAAAATCATCTTCCAAG tgtcCTCGGCACGATTCTCTGCAAAG GAGGCATACAGGTTGATTTACCGCACATACCTGAAGGATGGCTTCTATAGTCTGTGGAGGGGGAACTCTGCCACCATGGTGCGGGTCATACCATACGCCGCCATCCAGTTCTGTGCACACGAGCAGTACAAAAGGCTGCTGGGAAGCTACTATGGCTTTCAGGGCAC AGCCTTGCCTCCACTCCCAAGGTTACTGGCTGGAGCGATGGCTGGGACCACAGCAGCCATGTTGACATATCCTCTGGACATGGTGCGAGCTAGAATGGCCGTAACACCAAAGGAAAT GTACAGTAAtatcctgcatgtgtttgtgcggATCTCTCGAGAAGAGGGCTTGGCGACGCTATTTCGGGGTTTTGCACCCACCATACTGGGTGTTGTTCCCTATGCTGGTCTCAGCTTCTTTACCTACGAAACACTGAAGAAATTACATGCGG AGCGCAGTGGCCGCCTACAGCCTTACTCGTATGAACGCCTGGCATTTGGAGCCTGCGCAGGTCTGATTGGACAGTCGGCGTCTTACCCTCTGGATGTGGTACGGCGGCGCATGCAGACTGCAGGGGTTACAGGTCACACGTATGGCACCATCCTGGGCACCATGAAAGAGATTGTGTCTGAGGAGGGGGTCGTCCGGGGACTCTACAAAGGTCTCAGTATGAACTGGGTGAAAGGGCCCATTGCAGTGGGGATCAGCTTCACCACCTTTGATCTTACTCAGATTCTCCTGAAGAAGCTGCATCAGATGGGCTACACGGCTCGATAA
- the slc25a42 gene encoding mitochondrial coenzyme A transporter SLC25A42 isoform X2 produces MGNGVKEQQASLKQGEVLQVASSSQSEHTTRSILNSLFSGALAGAVAKTAVAPLDRTKIIFQVSSARFSAKEAYRLIYRTYLKDGFYSLWRGNSATMVRVIPYAAIQFCAHEQYKRLLGSYYGFQGTALPPLPRLLAGAMAGTTAAMLTYPLDMVRARMAVTPKEMYSNILHVFVRISREEGLATLFRGFAPTILGVVPYAGLSFFTYETLKKLHAERSGRLQPYSYERLAFGACAGLIGQSASYPLDVVRRRMQTAGVTGHTYGTILGTMKEIVSEEGVVRGLYKGLSMNWVKGPIAVGISFTTFDLTQILLKKLHQMGYTAR; encoded by the exons ATGGGGAATGGAGTCAAGGAACAACAGGCATCACTTAAGCAGGGAGAGGTGCTGCAGGTGGCTTCCTCCAGCCAGTCAGAG CACACCACCCGGTCAATCCTCAACTCACTCTTTTCAGGGGCTTTAGCAGGAGCAGTAGCCAAGACAGCTGTTGCCCCACTGGACAGGACTAAAATCATCTTCCAAG tgtcCTCGGCACGATTCTCTGCAAAG GAGGCATACAGGTTGATTTACCGCACATACCTGAAGGATGGCTTCTATAGTCTGTGGAGGGGGAACTCTGCCACCATGGTGCGGGTCATACCATACGCCGCCATCCAGTTCTGTGCACACGAGCAGTACAAAAGGCTGCTGGGAAGCTACTATGGCTTTCAGGGCAC AGCCTTGCCTCCACTCCCAAGGTTACTGGCTGGAGCGATGGCTGGGACCACAGCAGCCATGTTGACATATCCTCTGGACATGGTGCGAGCTAGAATGGCCGTAACACCAAAGGAAAT GTACAGTAAtatcctgcatgtgtttgtgcggATCTCTCGAGAAGAGGGCTTGGCGACGCTATTTCGGGGTTTTGCACCCACCATACTGGGTGTTGTTCCCTATGCTGGTCTCAGCTTCTTTACCTACGAAACACTGAAGAAATTACATGCGG AGCGCAGTGGCCGCCTACAGCCTTACTCGTATGAACGCCTGGCATTTGGAGCCTGCGCAGGTCTGATTGGACAGTCGGCGTCTTACCCTCTGGATGTGGTACGGCGGCGCATGCAGACTGCAGGGGTTACAGGTCACACGTATGGCACCATCCTGGGCACCATGAAAGAGATTGTGTCTGAGGAGGGGGTCGTCCGGGGACTCTACAAAGGTCTCAGTATGAACTGGGTGAAAGGGCCCATTGCAGTGGGGATCAGCTTCACCACCTTTGATCTTACTCAGATTCTCCTGAAGAAGCTGCATCAGATGGGCTACACGGCTCGATAA